The following proteins are co-located in the Desulfovibrio sp. genome:
- the aprB gene encoding adenylyl-sulfate reductase subunit beta, with product MPTFVDPSKCDGCKGGEKTACMYICPNDLMILDSEEMKAYNQEPDACWECYSCVKICPQGAITARPYADFAPMGGTCIPMRSADSIMWTVKFRNGNVKRFKFPIRTTPEGSIKPFEGHPEGANIEDELLFTESALAVPKTALGKKFDVKDADKTFTCMEHGR from the coding sequence ATGCCGACGTTTGTCGATCCGTCCAAGTGCGACGGCTGCAAGGGTGGCGAAAAGACGGCCTGCATGTACATTTGCCCCAATGACCTCATGATTCTTGATTCTGAGGAAATGAAGGCATACAACCAGGAACCCGATGCCTGCTGGGAATGCTATTCCTGCGTTAAGATCTGCCCCCAGGGCGCCATTACGGCCCGTCCCTATGCAGACTTTGCCCCCATGGGCGGGACCTGTATCCCCATGCGTTCGGCTGACTCCATCATGTGGACCGTCAAGTTCCGCAATGGCAACGTGAAACGCTTCAAGTTCCCCATCCGCACTACGCCGGAAGGTTCCATCAAGCCCTTTGAAGGCCATCCCGAAGGCGCCAACATCGAAGATGAACTGCTGTTCACCGAATCTGCCCTGGCCGTCCCGAAGACCGCCCTTGGCAAGAAGTTCGATGTTAAGGACGCTGACAAGACCTTCACCTGCATGGAACACGGCCGCTAG
- a CDS encoding 3-phosphoshikimate 1-carboxyvinyltransferase — MTDNSNDSRAPRDAREARGQRAPRGPRNGHETGDARARKPLREVVCEIDRDILRLLLRRNNILVRMRGDKPRLDSTEEKTIRESWEAAVSHISRDARLSGHFFSLMQEVEFQPRPASARADGADEGGEPGGAAAKEPPRTAFNLAPPAKHVRLHMPAPLACRATRAWLMLAAATGQPLHIAPCLMNDPIVDCVKMLNQAGASLTREDEGVSARPAAPLGASDKVIHTGDSAWNFFMLLGHYLGRPSRAKFTGDASLKLADFSSVRHFLPTLGARLVHVVPKSDGLPARLECSGILPDSVKLPADVPAELAEGILLAAPGYERAITLDLGSHPEHRLIVARILPILRAAGADVQVEGAKVRVNPGPLSLPAQPQAGMEPELALFLLALPLALGGEALLGGQWPALPAAEAGWDLLQQLGLELRYEAGKNGGEVCARAAAPLKQYAKGDLPAGFPAVWAPLPVALAACAALRGDKAVLPTLPSGTDRTTVESFLSAVGLDLDENGRLCKKEQSGPRTGWNAPDPVWAMALALAACASPHQKLGNPGIMTGLYPPFWALYNTLPEPAVRRSAAPEAPVAAPRRRIITGAVAVPPELKDEDDY, encoded by the coding sequence ATGACCGACAATTCCAACGATTCCCGCGCTCCCCGCGATGCGCGCGAAGCACGGGGCCAGCGCGCCCCGCGCGGCCCCCGTAACGGGCACGAAACCGGCGATGCGCGCGCCCGCAAGCCGCTGCGAGAAGTTGTTTGCGAGATCGACCGCGACATTCTGCGGCTGCTGCTTCGCCGCAATAATATTCTTGTCCGCATGCGCGGCGACAAACCCCGTCTTGATTCCACGGAAGAAAAAACCATCCGTGAGTCGTGGGAAGCCGCCGTTTCCCACATCAGCCGCGACGCGCGCCTTTCGGGCCACTTTTTTTCGCTCATGCAGGAAGTGGAATTCCAGCCCCGTCCCGCTTCTGCCCGCGCTGACGGCGCGGATGAAGGCGGCGAACCCGGCGGCGCAGCAGCGAAGGAACCGCCGCGCACGGCCTTTAACCTTGCGCCGCCCGCCAAGCACGTACGCCTGCACATGCCTGCGCCTCTGGCCTGCCGGGCCACGCGCGCATGGCTGATGCTGGCCGCAGCCACAGGTCAGCCCCTGCATATCGCGCCCTGCCTCATGAATGATCCCATCGTTGACTGCGTCAAGATGCTCAATCAGGCTGGCGCCTCGCTGACCCGCGAGGATGAAGGCGTTTCCGCCCGCCCAGCTGCTCCGCTTGGCGCGTCTGACAAGGTTATCCACACGGGCGACAGTGCCTGGAACTTCTTCATGCTGCTGGGGCACTATCTAGGCCGTCCCTCGCGCGCCAAGTTTACTGGCGATGCAAGCCTGAAACTGGCCGATTTTTCTTCTGTGCGGCACTTCCTGCCCACATTGGGCGCGCGCCTCGTGCATGTGGTGCCCAAGAGCGACGGCCTGCCCGCGCGCCTTGAGTGCTCCGGCATTCTGCCTGATTCCGTCAAGCTGCCTGCCGATGTGCCCGCCGAACTGGCCGAGGGCATCCTGCTGGCGGCTCCCGGCTACGAGAGGGCAATCACACTTGATCTTGGCTCGCATCCCGAGCACAGGCTCATTGTTGCCCGCATACTGCCCATACTGCGCGCAGCTGGCGCAGATGTGCAGGTGGAAGGCGCAAAGGTGCGCGTCAACCCCGGCCCGCTCAGCCTGCCTGCCCAACCTCAGGCTGGCATGGAGCCGGAACTGGCGCTCTTTCTTCTGGCCCTGCCCCTGGCTCTGGGTGGCGAAGCCCTGCTTGGCGGCCAGTGGCCCGCCCTGCCCGCCGCCGAAGCCGGCTGGGATCTTTTGCAGCAGCTTGGCCTTGAACTGCGCTACGAAGCAGGCAAAAACGGCGGCGAGGTCTGCGCTCGCGCTGCCGCGCCCCTGAAACAGTACGCAAAGGGCGATCTGCCGGCCGGATTCCCCGCCGTCTGGGCCCCGCTGCCGGTGGCTCTGGCCGCATGCGCAGCCCTCAGGGGCGACAAGGCCGTTCTGCCCACCCTGCCCTCTGGCACAGACCGCACAACGGTAGAAAGTTTTCTTTCTGCTGTGGGTCTGGATTTGGATGAAAACGGCAGATTGTGCAAAAAGGAACAATCTGGCCCGCGCACGGGCTGGAATGCCCCTGATCCGGTCTGGGCAATGGCCCTTGCACTGGCTGCTTGTGCAAGCCCCCACCAGAAGTTGGGCAACCCCGGCATCATGACCGGGCTGTATCCGCCCTTCTGGGCGCTGTACAATACCCTGCCCGAACCGGCAGTGCGCCGTTCGGCCGCGCCGGAAGCTCCGGTTGCTGCGCCCAGACGCCGCATTATCACCGGCGCAGTGGCTGTACCGCCGGAACTGAAAGACGAAGACGACTATTAG
- a CDS encoding MbtF: MRFEILGKARRALLPVLCAAALLPACASKETQEIPEGMAVTVTLREVHRCSRISPEIQVAQTPGSTDYYDVRLVEFTSDGQDLFLGGGEWNNDGSGIIPEGGLTRHYRGPCPPAGQSRNYAFIVSAMNRQNMQPLSVRLFRFTQE, from the coding sequence ATGCGTTTTGAAATTTTAGGCAAAGCCCGGCGTGCGCTCTTACCTGTGCTGTGCGCGGCAGCTCTGCTGCCCGCTTGCGCCTCCAAGGAGACGCAGGAAATTCCGGAGGGCATGGCCGTTACCGTTACCTTGCGCGAAGTTCACCGCTGTTCCCGGATTTCGCCTGAAATTCAGGTGGCACAGACCCCTGGCAGCACCGATTATTATGACGTGCGCCTGGTGGAATTTACCAGCGATGGTCAGGATCTGTTCCTTGGCGGTGGCGAGTGGAACAACGACGGCAGCGGCATTATTCCCGAGGGCGGTTTGACGCGTCACTATCGTGGCCCTTGCCCGCCTGCCGGACAGTCCCGAAACTATGCCTTTATTGTTTCGGCCATGAACCGGCAGAACATGCAGCCCCTTTCCGTGAGGCTGTTCCGCTTTACTCAGGAATAA
- a CDS encoding pyridoxal phosphate-dependent aminotransferase, with amino-acid sequence MSILADSVTGYLEHSSWIRRMFEAGGQLKARFGADNVYDFSLGNPDLPAPPAVVDGLRSFTEHAGEPFAFGYMPNGGFVWAREKLAAHLSKEQGVDLTANDVLLGCGAAGVLNAFLRAVINPGEEMLGFAPYFVEYGFYVANHGGTFRAVMSKADTFAPDLAALEEAISPKTRVVLINSPNNPTGVIYSRKDLKALTELLENKSQEYGKPIWLVADEPYRFLAYDGAEVPSVLPLYPYAVVISSFSKNLSLPGERVGFAAVSPLLHEKAELMAALTLTNRILGFVNPPVVGQHIMAAALGSQVDLNVYAARRKAMAEVLKNAGYEFQMPAGAFYFFPKAPGGDDVAFVNRLVEERVLAVPGSGFGCPGYFRLAFCVGEEVIRKAADGFAKARASVK; translated from the coding sequence ATGTCCATTCTTGCAGACAGCGTTACGGGGTATCTGGAACACTCTTCGTGGATCCGCCGCATGTTCGAGGCCGGGGGCCAGCTCAAGGCCCGTTTTGGCGCGGACAACGTTTACGACTTCAGCCTGGGCAACCCCGACCTGCCAGCACCTCCCGCCGTTGTGGACGGATTGCGTTCCTTCACCGAACACGCTGGCGAGCCTTTTGCTTTTGGCTACATGCCCAACGGCGGCTTTGTCTGGGCGCGCGAAAAACTGGCCGCCCACCTCAGCAAGGAGCAGGGAGTAGACCTTACCGCCAATGATGTTCTGCTGGGCTGCGGCGCTGCCGGCGTGCTCAACGCCTTTTTGCGCGCGGTCATCAATCCTGGCGAAGAAATGCTGGGCTTTGCCCCCTACTTTGTGGAATACGGCTTCTATGTAGCCAACCACGGCGGCACCTTCCGCGCTGTGATGAGCAAGGCCGACACCTTTGCACCCGACCTTGCCGCGCTTGAAGAAGCCATCAGCCCCAAAACCCGCGTGGTGCTCATCAACTCGCCCAACAATCCCACCGGCGTGATTTACAGCCGCAAAGACCTCAAGGCCCTGACCGAGCTTCTGGAAAACAAGAGCCAGGAATACGGCAAGCCCATCTGGCTGGTGGCCGATGAACCATACCGCTTCCTTGCCTATGACGGCGCAGAAGTGCCTTCGGTGCTGCCGCTCTATCCTTATGCCGTGGTCATCAGCTCTTTCTCCAAAAATCTTTCTCTGCCCGGCGAACGCGTGGGTTTTGCCGCCGTGTCGCCCCTGCTGCACGAAAAGGCCGAGCTCATGGCCGCCCTCACGCTCACCAACCGCATTCTCGGTTTTGTGAACCCGCCGGTGGTGGGCCAGCACATCATGGCCGCAGCCCTGGGCAGCCAGGTTGACCTGAATGTCTACGCCGCCCGCCGCAAGGCCATGGCCGAGGTGCTCAAAAATGCCGGATACGAATTCCAGATGCCCGCAGGCGCGTTCTACTTCTTCCCCAAGGCTCCCGGCGGGGACGATGTGGCCTTTGTGAACAGGCTGGTCGAAGAACGGGTGCTGGCGGTTCCCGGCTCCGGCTTTGGCTGCCCCGGTTACTTCCGCCTGGCATTCTGTGTGGGCGAAGAAGTGATCCGCAAGGCTGCCGATGGCTTTGCCAAGGCCCGCGCTTCCGTAAAATAG
- a CDS encoding rhodanese-like domain-containing protein, translating to MTHTPSATPSRGRLYGLMSALACFLLLAAVQVSAKDISVKDAAALLQNPPQGLTIVDVRTPAEFREGHLAGAVNMDFFGASFDSQILGLPKDKPVLLYCRTGNRSAGAYDAMEKEGITNILHMNEGITGWQKQGLPLQK from the coding sequence ATGACGCACACCCCCTCCGCAACGCCATCGCGCGGCAGGCTTTACGGCCTGATGTCGGCGCTCGCATGCTTCCTCCTGCTGGCTGCCGTTCAGGTTTCCGCCAAGGATATCAGCGTGAAGGACGCCGCAGCCCTGCTGCAGAATCCTCCACAGGGGCTGACCATTGTTGACGTGCGTACCCCGGCGGAATTCCGCGAGGGGCATCTCGCAGGCGCAGTCAACATGGACTTTTTCGGCGCATCCTTTGATTCACAGATACTTGGCCTGCCCAAGGACAAGCCCGTGTTGCTCTATTGCCGCACGGGCAACCGCTCTGCCGGGGCCTACGACGCCATGGAAAAAGAAGGAATAACCAATATCCTTCACATGAATGAGGGCATCACGGGCTGGCAGAAGCAAGGCCTGCCGCTGCAAAAATAG
- a CDS encoding flagellar hook-basal body complex protein, with the protein MNSSLFIGATGMKTLSSGMNVISNNIANVSTIGYKQQTALFSDVFYAQQGSIGDWWDAQTDSKVALGQVGQGVQMDAVLTRYNQGALESSNTVTDMAISGKGFFQVTDKSGQEYYTRAGDFRPDNQGVLRTPAGMALMGYKYAEDGTKGGLAQVTIDKFAKMPAKATSTVDMRFNVGQSKDSTSDPANPYFSLVGQYNAANDPPLASSSYGYGQSITLYGADGTAHSATIYFDGAPSTGSGTTVEYLIASDADANGGKAQPLMAGTLSFNDKGEVTGMSAYTPSTAGSTNLADWNAATLSKDGIPQMTVDGAPVTVNLGITAKSGWQNSPGNAASVGTDPTALASMGNNYTRAADATTNYTSSSPVTRTRTQNGYAEGSLNSISINADGTVVGKYSNSESMNLWQIPVCRFTSEDGLRREGNNLFSATEDSGSMEMGVAGTENYGKINAYNIEHSNVDMSQEMVNMIVNQRGFQSNSKVVTTADQMLQKAMELKRS; encoded by the coding sequence ATGAACTCGTCATTGTTTATCGGCGCCACGGGCATGAAGACGTTGAGTAGCGGCATGAACGTTATCTCAAACAACATCGCCAACGTGAGCACCATCGGGTACAAGCAGCAAACAGCTCTGTTTTCTGACGTTTTTTACGCCCAGCAAGGGAGTATAGGCGACTGGTGGGATGCGCAGACAGACTCCAAGGTGGCCCTTGGGCAGGTAGGTCAGGGCGTACAGATGGATGCAGTGCTCACACGGTACAACCAGGGCGCTCTTGAGTCTTCCAATACCGTTACCGATATGGCCATCAGCGGCAAAGGCTTCTTTCAGGTAACGGACAAAAGCGGCCAGGAGTATTACACCCGCGCGGGCGACTTCCGCCCCGACAATCAGGGGGTTCTGCGTACACCGGCGGGCATGGCCCTCATGGGATACAAGTACGCGGAGGACGGCACCAAGGGTGGTCTGGCGCAGGTCACCATTGACAAATTCGCCAAGATGCCCGCCAAGGCCACTTCGACTGTTGATATGCGCTTTAATGTGGGGCAGTCCAAAGACTCCACCAGTGACCCTGCAAATCCTTATTTCAGCCTCGTCGGCCAGTATAATGCCGCCAATGACCCGCCCCTGGCCAGTTCCAGCTATGGGTACGGGCAAAGCATTACCCTGTACGGCGCCGATGGCACGGCCCACTCGGCCACCATCTATTTTGACGGCGCACCATCCACAGGATCCGGAACCACTGTGGAGTATCTCATTGCCTCGGATGCCGATGCCAATGGCGGCAAGGCCCAGCCCCTGATGGCGGGCACGCTCAGCTTCAATGACAAGGGCGAAGTCACCGGCATGTCGGCCTACACGCCATCCACTGCGGGCAGCACAAACCTTGCGGACTGGAACGCGGCCACACTCTCAAAGGACGGCATACCCCAGATGACTGTCGATGGTGCGCCTGTCACTGTGAATCTTGGCATCACCGCCAAGAGCGGCTGGCAAAACAGCCCCGGCAACGCCGCAAGCGTGGGCACAGATCCCACGGCGCTGGCCAGCATGGGCAACAATTACACCCGCGCTGCGGACGCCACAACCAACTACACCTCTTCCTCTCCTGTGACGCGCACAAGAACCCAGAATGGGTACGCCGAAGGCTCACTGAACAGCATCAGCATCAACGCCGATGGTACGGTTGTGGGCAAGTATTCCAACAGCGAAAGCATGAATCTCTGGCAGATTCCTGTATGCCGTTTCACCAGTGAAGACGGCCTGCGCCGCGAGGGCAACAACCTCTTTTCCGCCACAGAAGATTCCGGCAGTATGGAAATGGGCGTTGCAGGCACGGAAAACTACGGTAAGATAAACGCGTACAACATTGAACATTCCAATGTGGACATGTCCCAGGAAATGGTCAACATGATTGTCAATCAACGCGGCTTTCAGTCCAACAGCAAGGTTGTAACGACGGCAGACCAGATGCTGCAAAAGGCCATGGAACTCAAACGTTCATAG
- a CDS encoding shikimate dehydrogenase — MSATASSTNGTALYGVIGWPLAQTLSPLLHNTGFRTLGINALYQKWEVPPEKLPAFVERVRLLDIRGCSVTIPHKVGLLPLLDEVSPLARQVGAANTIYWNGDRLCGENTDVAGFMAPLADMPLGGADVLLLGAGGAARAVAAGLAAPGNAKRPAKIFVATPSDKSHLPLAEEFGLTPLLWKDRHEPSALLVVNTTPLGMRGKAEDDTPYDFSLVAPLSAAGAAKATPLAYDIVYNPLETRFLREARVAGRRCISGLEMFFGQGDAQFRLWTGQGLPPESRRALEDALGQQPQ; from the coding sequence ATGAGCGCCACAGCATCCTCCACCAATGGTACCGCTCTCTATGGCGTCATCGGTTGGCCGCTGGCCCAGACACTTTCGCCCCTGTTGCACAATACGGGATTCCGGACTCTGGGCATCAACGCGCTGTACCAGAAATGGGAAGTACCGCCCGAAAAACTGCCCGCCTTTGTGGAACGTGTACGCCTGCTTGATATTCGAGGTTGCTCTGTGACCATCCCGCACAAGGTTGGTCTTTTGCCCCTGCTGGACGAAGTCAGCCCCCTCGCACGTCAGGTGGGCGCCGCCAATACCATTTACTGGAATGGCGACCGCCTTTGCGGCGAAAATACCGATGTGGCGGGATTCATGGCTCCGCTCGCAGACATGCCTCTTGGCGGAGCGGACGTGCTGCTGCTGGGTGCGGGCGGCGCTGCCCGGGCCGTAGCCGCAGGTCTTGCAGCGCCGGGCAATGCAAAGCGCCCTGCCAAAATCTTTGTGGCCACGCCTTCCGATAAATCGCACCTGCCGCTGGCAGAAGAATTCGGCCTTACGCCCCTGCTGTGGAAAGACCGGCACGAGCCTTCGGCCCTGCTGGTTGTCAACACCACTCCCCTTGGCATGCGCGGCAAGGCGGAAGACGATACCCCCTATGATTTTTCACTGGTTGCGCCACTTTCCGCAGCGGGCGCTGCCAAGGCAACACCCCTTGCCTACGATATCGTGTACAACCCCCTCGAAACACGGTTTCTGCGCGAGGCCCGCGTGGCTGGCCGCCGCTGCATATCGGGGCTTGAAATGTTTTTTGGTCAGGGCGATGCGCAGTTCCGCCTCTGGACGGGGCAGGGCCTGCCGCCCGAATCACGCCGCGCCCTTGAGGACGCCCTTGGGCAACAGCCCCAATAA
- the aroQ gene encoding type II 3-dehydroquinate dehydratase encodes MRILVLHGVNLNMFGKRDPSQYGTATLADIDAALQSLAQELGATVECFQTNHEGLMVERIHQALGEGVDAVAINAGAWTHYSYAIADALAILPVPVVEVHMSNVHAREAFRHQSVLSPVCAGSVCGFGVESYLLGLRAAQSLAAKATNKA; translated from the coding sequence ATGCGAATTCTGGTGCTGCACGGCGTCAATCTGAACATGTTTGGCAAGCGCGACCCTTCACAGTACGGCACGGCCACCCTGGCGGACATTGACGCGGCGCTGCAATCGCTTGCCCAGGAACTGGGCGCAACTGTGGAATGTTTTCAGACCAACCACGAGGGCCTGATGGTGGAGCGCATCCACCAGGCGCTTGGTGAGGGTGTTGACGCAGTGGCCATCAATGCGGGCGCATGGACGCACTACAGTTATGCCATCGCTGACGCCCTGGCCATTCTGCCTGTGCCCGTAGTGGAGGTTCACATGTCCAATGTTCACGCGCGCGAGGCGTTCCGGCACCAATCTGTGCTGTCGCCAGTGTGCGCGGGCAGCGTGTGCGGATTCGGCGTTGAGAGTTATCTTCTCGGCCTGCGAGCCGCGCAATCGCTGGCGGCTAAAGCCACAAACAAAGCGTAG
- a CDS encoding 4Fe-4S dicluster domain-containing protein, translating into MNEAINLNRLRDPAFTEEVDAHSGQKVSTCYQCGNCTAGCPAGFVYDMQVNQIMRAVQLGLKDAVLDSRSIWMCLSCSTCSQRCPNNIDVAGVMETLRHMARKEGRVAVPKVEKFWFSFLDTVRTFGRTHEIGTMALYMMRSLRVFTDVDLAPEALKKGKLGLKPHILPGGAGPVTRIFTRYKERAKREGVRP; encoded by the coding sequence ATGAACGAAGCCATTAACCTGAACCGCCTGCGCGATCCCGCCTTTACGGAGGAAGTGGATGCGCACAGCGGGCAAAAAGTGTCCACCTGCTATCAGTGCGGCAATTGTACTGCCGGCTGTCCCGCAGGTTTCGTTTACGACATGCAGGTCAACCAGATCATGCGGGCGGTACAGTTGGGCTTGAAGGACGCGGTACTTGATTCGCGTTCCATCTGGATGTGCCTGTCCTGTTCCACCTGTAGCCAACGGTGTCCCAACAACATCGATGTGGCCGGAGTCATGGAGACCCTGCGTCACATGGCCCGCAAGGAAGGCCGCGTGGCCGTTCCCAAGGTGGAAAAATTCTGGTTTTCCTTCCTGGATACGGTGCGCACCTTTGGCCGCACCCACGAAATCGGCACCATGGCACTCTACATGATGCGCTCGCTTCGCGTGTTTACCGACGTTGACCTCGCGCCCGAAGCCCTCAAAAAAGGCAAGCTGGGCCTCAAGCCCCATATTCTGCCGGGCGGGGCAGGGCCGGTTACCCGTATCTTTACGCGCTACAAGGAACGCGCCAAGCGCGAGGGGGTGCGCCCATGA
- a CDS encoding CoB--CoM heterodisulfide reductase iron-sulfur subunit B family protein, translating into MNFAYYPGCSARGSSKDYEMSTQAVCKALDMRLVDIPDWNCCGSTPAHAVDTELSAALCVRNLDIAAQQKAEVLLTPCPSCLSNLRMASKRMENPAFRSRVDELLDGPSAKEFPPVTSVMQGIAAQMEMDAIAARVRQSLKGLKLVAYYGCLMSRPAEVMNFGDPENPTLMEEVMSACGAEMLDFPLKTACCGASFGIPERPMTAKNSGRILELATRLGADAIVVACPLCQMNLDLRQDQASAAMDTKFRMPVLYFTQMMGIAFDLPEEELGLNKLCVSPNGLIRKLGELRREEAAKPTEQKAKAAEGGR; encoded by the coding sequence ATGAATTTTGCCTACTACCCCGGCTGCTCCGCCAGGGGGTCCTCAAAAGATTACGAAATGTCCACCCAGGCTGTGTGCAAAGCCCTGGACATGAGACTTGTGGATATTCCCGACTGGAACTGCTGCGGCTCCACCCCGGCCCATGCCGTGGATACGGAACTTTCCGCTGCCCTGTGCGTGCGCAATCTTGATATTGCCGCCCAGCAAAAGGCTGAAGTTCTGCTCACGCCTTGCCCCAGCTGCCTTTCCAACCTGCGCATGGCCTCCAAGCGCATGGAAAACCCCGCCTTCCGCAGCCGTGTTGACGAGCTGCTGGACGGCCCCTCGGCCAAAGAATTCCCGCCTGTCACCTCCGTCATGCAGGGCATTGCCGCGCAGATGGAAATGGACGCCATCGCCGCCCGCGTGCGCCAGAGCCTCAAGGGCCTGAAGCTTGTGGCCTACTACGGCTGCCTCATGAGCCGCCCGGCGGAAGTCATGAACTTTGGCGACCCGGAAAATCCCACGCTCATGGAAGAAGTGATGTCGGCCTGCGGCGCGGAAATGCTTGATTTTCCGCTCAAGACCGCCTGTTGCGGCGCGTCCTTCGGTATTCCCGAGCGCCCCATGACAGCCAAGAATTCGGGCCGCATCCTTGAGCTGGCAACCCGCCTTGGCGCGGACGCCATTGTGGTGGCCTGTCCTCTCTGCCAGATGAACCTCGACCTGCGCCAGGATCAGGCCAGCGCGGCCATGGATACCAAGTTCCGCATGCCGGTGCTCTACTTCACCCAGATGATGGGCATTGCCTTTGATCTGCCGGAAGAAGAACTGGGCCTGAACAAGCTGTGCGTGAGCCCCAACGGCCTTATCCGCAAACTGGGCGAGCTGCGCCGCGAGGAAGCGGCCAAACCCACAGAGCAGAAGGCCAAGGCCGCTGAAGGAGGCAGGTAA